The following proteins come from a genomic window of Methanocella conradii HZ254:
- a CDS encoding DNA topoisomerase IV subunit A, with protein sequence MARSKEIIEKLARMGEGVLEDVEAGKNPSLDITIRSLNNVYYDEKSGLIKLGDEKQKRYYFNLAQAKKFLQTILIAKQIKALLEQDKPALSIRQLFYTLKHEIPGTGENTFDVQEESDPIIEDMELMTDSLREELNLIATPNGVLAGPMIVEDKTGDVLDFTKMGSAGGAVPPIVEDDYFHIKEMSADYILVVEKYAVWNLLNQEKYWKKNNCLLLTGKGQPARAERRLLARFGEEYKIPIYVFTDMDPWGYYIYSVYKSGSINLAFFSEKAACPRAKYLGLSVKDVMDFDIPRSSWVKLNEEDFKRMEEIAAYPWFKKERWQRELADLKKFGYKIEQDALVSKSIEFTANNYLPTKISNNDYFD encoded by the coding sequence ATGGCCCGCAGTAAGGAGATAATCGAAAAGCTGGCCAGGATGGGGGAGGGCGTACTGGAGGACGTCGAGGCTGGAAAGAACCCATCCCTTGACATAACGATAAGATCATTGAATAACGTCTACTATGATGAGAAGTCGGGCCTGATAAAGCTGGGCGATGAAAAGCAGAAGCGGTATTACTTTAACCTGGCCCAGGCCAAGAAGTTTCTTCAGACCATCCTCATAGCGAAGCAGATAAAGGCTTTACTGGAGCAGGATAAGCCCGCCCTGTCTATACGTCAGCTCTTCTATACGCTTAAGCATGAGATCCCCGGGACGGGGGAGAATACTTTTGACGTGCAGGAGGAGTCCGATCCCATCATTGAGGACATGGAGCTGATGACTGATAGCCTTCGTGAGGAGCTTAACCTCATAGCAACGCCGAATGGCGTGCTGGCTGGCCCCATGATAGTAGAGGATAAGACGGGAGACGTTTTGGACTTCACAAAGATGGGCTCGGCTGGGGGCGCGGTGCCGCCAATCGTGGAAGATGATTATTTCCACATCAAGGAGATGAGCGCCGACTACATCCTCGTCGTGGAGAAATACGCGGTCTGGAACCTCTTGAACCAGGAGAAGTACTGGAAGAAGAATAATTGCCTGCTTTTGACCGGTAAGGGCCAGCCCGCCCGCGCTGAGCGCAGGCTTCTCGCAAGGTTTGGGGAAGAGTATAAGATTCCTATTTATGTTTTCACCGATATGGACCCGTGGGGGTACTATATTTACTCAGTCTATAAGTCTGGGTCCATTAACCTGGCCTTTTTTTCGGAGAAGGCAGCGTGCCCCAGGGCAAAATACCTCGGGCTTTCCGTAAAAGACGTCATGGACTTTGACATACCAAGAAGCTCGTGGGTCAAGCTTAACGAGGAGGACTTCAAGCGAATGGAGGAGATAGCCGCATATCCCTGGTTTAAGAAAGAGAGGTGGCAGAGGGAGCTGGCCGACCTCAAGAAGTTCGGCTATAAGATAGAGCAGGACGCCCTCGTATCGAAGTCCATCGAGTTCACCGCTAACAACTATTTGCCGACGAAGATATCTAATAATGATTATTTCGATTAA
- a CDS encoding DUF3344 domain-containing protein, whose protein sequence is MADSYVGGIPLTNVQNGSVSGGLYVDATPPTWGTQDVIKDFTLPEYTSIQWARLYVSTYCGHMQNNYQGNITTQLDVNGDGIYDYEWFEDLNVPYSFPGQGGTGPVIINDHLNRVTSDYFMWYDVTSLINSTHLRVHVLTQKVNPSFDGRVKEIALVVAYNDGSEKVVHYWVNQGHDVASKYAEDSGEIYVGETEFDAREVSRVGSARLTVAYMSSLNGYYSFPTAGFDQSTQTYQNPLPHGYDVQGDYSGVQTWDVTNSITGGSIYTLGYHRDLAGSGYAMSFKIPLAFLTIQEPLVMPVADFMANTTIGTVPLTVQFTDQSTAATSWAWDFDNDGTIDSTEQNPIYTYNNPGTYTVSLTVANKNGTDTETKTAYVKAQTTELIADFTVDKRLCIGTQTVHFTDLSSGNPIRWEWKIKDPSSASTRLYEQNPSYLVWRNGYYKVQLTIYNNTSSNTIIKENYIRRVTPIYLDPKVNISEGFNPLTVQFSYHMMQTIPDYYYWDFNDDGIIDSTEGYPIYTYTVPGVYHPVVTACKNYDGQWDNFTSDRSLTITVLDSSPLVAGFSANVTRGLAPLTVRFTDESSGAPTSWAWDFDNDGTIDSTEQNPVYTYAEPGVYTVNLTISNATMSNSTIKSDYILASSVAPDLSVQSMGYATGYYFANCTTNSLWFVIQNIGYADAGPFNVTVTLNGINHTVHIDGLAMGATTPAIGTGRLKVQDPTIHVSGEQSEAMVTVDPDNIIDEADETNNVKAMTKAVINNGYMGKRYSGGSDLLTRRIIDVRGDIIYSIGDSQYKSGENWWANYTANWTANDLPLPPGSRVVAAYLYLPWCWDKDGFVPESSTMTFNGVTIPYEAHYTDRKMWGDFDLPYGMFVYNVTGVYNTTENHAVFTKPSDKRISPRGMILYVIYENSNATRKKIFMNEEFDMLCGNGDYGSSPEFATSYVPFTGTAIDVAKLAGARLISSPTGAGGEGVMYFNGHSWYHPWVYMGDSEISVSDVDVSGMLNATGNEMAIRSDGGWIEACNAILVLEYYNPANVSMLPVSTASAVGNTTEVKIVLDNARSGLAGYSLNVSLVNSSVGEIVGVSYPSWALLNNTTALPGDSVRISGVDLEGQVGPGASNITLATLTVRGDVPGWTSVLIDGAHLDDDNGSAVECAPLDGGLTVFTPLMANFTASTTSGTVGPLMPINISFVDLTTGDPGPSSWSWSFGDNDTSALKNPTHAYRAPGRYTVSLAVANEHSSDTKTMAGYIVLKPYVEVFPGYSNMPVDLDDDGLVEDINGNGRLDFDDVVAYYKSMEWMAGNANVGLSPFDFNHNSRMDFDDVIVLYYELLGKMG, encoded by the coding sequence ATGGCTGACAGTTACGTGGGCGGCATCCCCCTGACGAACGTCCAGAACGGCTCTGTGTCGGGCGGGCTATACGTGGATGCAACCCCTCCAACATGGGGAACACAAGACGTAATCAAGGATTTCACATTACCCGAGTATACGAGCATTCAATGGGCCAGGCTTTACGTTTCAACCTACTGCGGACACATGCAAAACAACTACCAGGGTAACATCACCACCCAGCTAGACGTGAACGGCGATGGCATCTACGACTATGAATGGTTTGAGGACCTAAACGTGCCTTATTCTTTCCCGGGCCAGGGGGGTACCGGTCCAGTCATAATAAACGACCACTTAAACAGGGTGACCAGCGACTATTTCATGTGGTATGATGTGACCTCGCTGATAAATTCGACCCATTTAAGGGTACATGTGCTTACTCAAAAGGTGAATCCAAGCTTTGACGGAAGGGTCAAGGAGATAGCGCTCGTCGTAGCGTATAATGACGGCTCGGAAAAAGTCGTCCATTACTGGGTTAACCAAGGCCACGATGTCGCCTCAAAATATGCGGAGGACTCTGGTGAAATCTACGTTGGCGAAACCGAGTTTGACGCTCGCGAAGTTTCCAGGGTGGGGTCTGCTAGGCTTACCGTCGCGTACATGTCTAGCCTGAATGGGTATTACTCTTTCCCGACAGCGGGATTCGATCAGAGTACCCAGACGTACCAGAACCCTCTTCCACATGGCTATGACGTGCAAGGCGACTACTCTGGTGTGCAGACGTGGGATGTGACCAATAGCATTACGGGTGGCTCTATTTACACGCTAGGCTATCATAGAGACCTTGCGGGCAGCGGCTATGCCATGTCGTTTAAGATACCCCTGGCATTCCTCACCATCCAGGAGCCATTAGTAATGCCAGTAGCAGACTTTATGGCAAATACGACTATAGGGACAGTACCGCTAACAGTGCAGTTTACCGACCAGTCCACAGCGGCTACATCCTGGGCTTGGGACTTCGACAACGATGGGACCATCGATAGCACCGAACAAAATCCGATCTATACGTATAATAACCCTGGCACATATACTGTAAGCCTGACTGTAGCAAATAAAAACGGTACAGACACAGAAACAAAAACGGCATACGTAAAGGCCCAAACCACCGAGCTCATAGCAGACTTCACGGTAGACAAAAGACTATGTATAGGTACTCAAACCGTTCATTTTACTGATCTGTCCTCTGGAAATCCAATTCGATGGGAATGGAAAATTAAAGACCCTAGTAGTGCTTCTACAAGGTTATATGAACAAAATCCTTCATACTTAGTTTGGAGAAACGGATATTATAAAGTACAATTAACTATATATAATAATACATCAAGCAATACAATTATAAAAGAAAATTATATTCGGCGTGTGACCCCTATTTATCTAGACCCGAAGGTTAATATAAGTGAAGGATTTAACCCGCTAACAGTTCAATTTTCATATCACATGATGCAAACAATTCCGGATTATTATTATTGGGATTTTAATGACGATGGTATCATTGATAGCACAGAGGGATATCCTATTTACACTTATACAGTTCCAGGAGTATATCATCCAGTTGTGACAGCCTGTAAAAATTACGATGGTCAATGGGATAATTTTACATCTGATCGTAGTCTAACTATCACTGTGCTCGATTCCAGTCCGCTTGTGGCCGGTTTTTCGGCTAATGTTACGCGTGGCCTCGCTCCATTAACCGTAAGGTTTACGGACGAATCAAGTGGAGCTCCAACTTCCTGGGCTTGGGACTTCGACAACGATGGGACCATCGATAGCACCGAACAAAATCCAGTCTATACGTATGCGGAGCCAGGCGTCTATACTGTCAATCTAACGATATCCAATGCCACAATGTCTAATAGTACAATAAAGTCAGATTATATTCTCGCTTCCTCAGTAGCGCCGGATTTAAGCGTACAGTCTATGGGATACGCCACAGGGTACTACTTCGCAAATTGCACCACGAACTCGCTGTGGTTCGTCATTCAGAATATAGGCTACGCTGATGCAGGGCCGTTCAACGTGACAGTCACCCTGAATGGGATTAATCACACCGTACACATTGATGGCCTCGCAATGGGCGCGACAACGCCAGCCATTGGCACGGGCAGGCTAAAAGTACAAGACCCCACAATCCATGTGAGCGGCGAACAGTCCGAAGCTATGGTAACGGTTGACCCGGACAACATTATCGATGAAGCCGATGAGACGAACAACGTTAAGGCGATGACGAAGGCCGTGATTAATAATGGGTATATGGGCAAGCGATATTCTGGGGGGAGCGACCTGCTAACCAGACGCATCATCGACGTGCGCGGCGATATCATTTACTCTATTGGAGATAGCCAGTATAAGAGCGGGGAGAACTGGTGGGCAAACTACACGGCGAACTGGACGGCGAATGATTTGCCGCTGCCCCCTGGCAGCAGGGTAGTCGCTGCTTACCTGTATCTACCATGGTGCTGGGATAAGGATGGGTTCGTGCCCGAGAGCTCGACCATGACTTTCAACGGCGTGACCATACCTTATGAGGCCCATTACACTGATAGGAAAATGTGGGGCGATTTCGACCTGCCCTATGGCATGTTCGTATACAACGTGACAGGCGTGTACAATACTACTGAGAACCATGCAGTCTTCACAAAACCCTCGGATAAGCGGATAAGCCCCCGCGGCATGATACTGTATGTAATATACGAGAACTCAAACGCCACGAGGAAAAAGATATTCATGAACGAGGAGTTTGACATGCTTTGCGGCAATGGGGATTACGGCTCGAGCCCGGAGTTTGCGACTTCATATGTGCCGTTTACTGGCACGGCGATCGATGTAGCCAAGCTTGCCGGGGCAAGGCTTATAAGCAGCCCTACGGGGGCGGGAGGCGAGGGTGTGATGTACTTTAACGGCCATTCATGGTATCACCCATGGGTCTATATGGGCGATTCTGAGATATCCGTGAGCGACGTTGATGTTAGCGGCATGTTGAATGCAACGGGGAATGAGATGGCGATCAGGAGCGATGGCGGATGGATAGAAGCGTGTAACGCCATCCTTGTGCTAGAATACTATAACCCGGCTAATGTGTCGATGTTGCCAGTCTCTACGGCCTCGGCGGTGGGCAACACTACGGAGGTGAAAATCGTGCTGGATAACGCGCGTTCAGGGCTCGCGGGTTACTCGTTAAACGTGTCCCTTGTCAATTCGAGCGTTGGCGAAATCGTCGGAGTGAGCTACCCGTCATGGGCCTTGTTGAATAATACTACAGCGCTGCCAGGCGATTCCGTGAGGATAAGCGGCGTCGACCTTGAAGGGCAAGTCGGGCCAGGCGCTTCGAACATTACGCTTGCGACGTTGACGGTGAGAGGCGACGTGCCAGGCTGGACGAGCGTTCTGATAGATGGCGCTCACCTTGATGATGATAATGGCTCGGCTGTTGAGTGCGCACCGCTAGACGGGGGCCTGACCGTGTTTACGCCTCTTATGGCGAATTTCACGGCGAGCACGACGAGCGGTACGGTGGGGCCATTAATGCCGATTAATATTAGTTTCGTCGACCTCACGACTGGAGACCCGGGCCCATCCTCGTGGAGCTGGAGCTTTGGCGATAACGATACTTCAGCGCTCAAAAACCCGACGCATGCGTACAGGGCTCCGGGCAGGTATACCGTTTCCCTCGCGGTGGCCAACGAGCATTCGAGCGATACAAAAACGATGGCCGGGTACATAGTGTTGAAGCCTTACGTTGAGGTGTTTCCGGGCTACTCGAATATGCCCGTTGACCTTGACGATGATGGCCTCGTAGAGGATATCAATGGTAACGGTAGGCTCGACTTCGACGACGTCGTCGCTTACTATAAGAGTATGGAGTGGATGGCGGGCAATGCAAACGTTGGGCTTTCGCCCTTCGATTTCAACCACAACTCGAGGATGGACTTTGATGACGTAATCGTCCTCTACTATGAACTGCTAGGAAAAATGGGTTAA
- a CDS encoding DUF3344 domain-containing protein, producing the protein MKPTIKDRVSDAYRRLSNPRIACEKLAIVSKTVFVAIMVMMATSFIPVLGLADPYIGGQSLTTDNGTYGVITGDVWFDATPPEWPTSASNPNYVDKVMGLPDNISSVEWARLYVVVYSGNMTARYHGNATIKADWTNDGSYDQTWDEDFNVSYSYPGTGGSGTVIVNDHCNRVTSDYIMWYDVKNNITNDSTIKVNVTTQRVDDGTYNPPSANKFDGRIKDIVLIVAYNTTGGNTTYYWVNQGHDVCSKTYEDMTGNPPFMGNTTFSTSIIPDDHDIRSVELTSIYLASANGYYNLTVGGNYDPDTSIKLEKGYDIQGRYAGVKTWDITSNVSNLNIKTNDITFHYQRDYSINTGYNTTFKIPLAILEVHDP; encoded by the coding sequence ATGAAACCAACTATAAAAGATAGAGTTTCAGACGCTTACAGACGTCTTTCAAACCCTCGTATAGCTTGCGAGAAGCTCGCCATCGTCTCGAAGACCGTATTCGTTGCAATAATGGTCATGATGGCAACGTCATTTATACCTGTATTAGGGTTAGCCGACCCTTATATAGGCGGACAAAGCCTGACCACGGATAACGGCACTTATGGAGTTATAACTGGAGACGTATGGTTCGATGCCACGCCGCCTGAATGGCCTACAAGCGCCAGCAATCCGAACTACGTGGACAAGGTCATGGGGCTTCCCGATAATATCAGCAGCGTTGAATGGGCACGGCTCTACGTAGTCGTTTACAGCGGGAACATGACGGCCAGGTATCATGGCAACGCCACCATCAAAGCCGACTGGACAAACGATGGCTCATACGACCAGACATGGGATGAGGACTTCAACGTTTCATATAGCTATCCTGGTACCGGTGGCTCCGGGACCGTCATCGTGAACGACCATTGTAACAGGGTGACCAGCGATTACATAATGTGGTACGACGTGAAAAATAACATCACAAACGATTCTACCATAAAGGTAAACGTGACGACTCAGAGAGTCGATGATGGGACCTATAACCCTCCTTCCGCCAATAAATTCGACGGGCGTATCAAGGATATAGTCCTCATCGTCGCCTACAACACCACTGGCGGTAATACGACGTACTACTGGGTTAATCAGGGCCACGATGTTTGCTCAAAGACTTACGAGGATATGACGGGTAACCCACCGTTTATGGGCAATACGACTTTCAGCACCTCGATCATCCCCGATGACCATGACATTCGTTCAGTTGAGCTAACGTCGATATACCTGGCGAGCGCCAATGGGTACTATAATCTAACCGTTGGAGGGAACTATGACCCTGATACCTCAATTAAATTAGAAAAAGGGTATGATATACAGGGAAGATATGCTGGGGTGAAGACTTGGGACATTACGAGCAATGTCAGTAATTTGAATATCAAGACCAATGATATCACGTTCCACTATCAGAGGGATTATAGTATCAACACGGGGTATAATACGACATTCAAGATACCGCTAGCGATATTGGAGGTACATGACCCCTGA
- a CDS encoding YkgJ family cysteine cluster protein yields the protein MAPGVLTYDAFTCKKCGICCKKQKVILLTLYDIFRLSEKLGLRPNEFFRRYCIKSRKFNEEGLKRLYLRAEGGCPFLRDGLCSVHEVKPVVCARAPFYYVEASLASLKVFGLIEDECRINEYSYDTVAKGDNERLVDMDILVRCTDEYVERHKGFEEKTARPYYEKSLEALKDNALRSLTYATLLDRCIRREEMCRTDPYYKGATNMYLSGFYDEFKRAKEAGKNGEALIFEPSALGIIDGIMALVLFEKDYISVKKALSQSRNPDVHTKTTIYDGREYAIVSIDAGKKVMFYYHIEPDEKKSLRHEPGQINTLFKNEKGGRFMFTGRDADGWLS from the coding sequence ATGGCTCCCGGCGTTCTCACATATGATGCCTTTACCTGTAAGAAGTGTGGGATATGTTGTAAAAAACAAAAAGTCATTCTTTTAACTCTTTATGATATTTTCAGGCTATCCGAGAAGCTTGGCTTGAGGCCAAACGAGTTTTTCAGGCGATATTGCATTAAGTCGAGGAAGTTTAATGAGGAGGGCTTGAAGCGCCTCTATTTGAGGGCTGAGGGTGGCTGCCCGTTTTTGAGGGATGGCCTGTGCTCGGTCCATGAGGTGAAGCCCGTGGTGTGTGCCCGCGCTCCTTTTTATTATGTCGAGGCGTCGCTGGCTTCCCTCAAGGTTTTTGGCCTCATCGAGGATGAGTGCCGCATAAACGAGTATTCCTATGACACCGTTGCGAAGGGCGATAATGAGCGGCTCGTGGACATGGATATCCTGGTCCGGTGCACCGATGAGTATGTTGAGAGGCATAAGGGATTCGAGGAGAAGACGGCGAGGCCGTACTATGAGAAGTCCCTTGAGGCGCTTAAGGATAATGCCTTAAGAAGCCTGACTTATGCCACATTGCTTGACCGGTGCATTAGAAGGGAAGAGATGTGCCGGACTGACCCGTATTATAAGGGCGCTACAAACATGTACCTGAGCGGCTTTTATGATGAGTTTAAGCGTGCCAAGGAGGCGGGCAAAAACGGCGAGGCCTTAATCTTCGAGCCGTCTGCGCTGGGCATCATCGATGGCATTATGGCGCTTGTGCTCTTCGAGAAAGACTACATAAGCGTAAAGAAGGCCCTCTCTCAAAGCAGAAACCCTGACGTCCACACAAAGACGACTATCTATGATGGCAGGGAATACGCTATTGTATCAATAGATGCAGGTAAAAAGGTAATGTTTTATTATCATATCGAGCCCGATGAGAAGAAAAGCCTGCGCCATGAGCCTGGCCAAATCAATACCCTTTTCAAAAACGAGAAAGGCGGCAGGTTCATGTTTACGGGACGGGACGCCGACGGATGGCTGTCATAG
- a CDS encoding CPBP family intramembrane glutamic endopeptidase, with protein sequence MNGYRKGTRKPRGVLSSGEINVGGLKVSPALAVSALLGALYSLFLLGSGLETGLDAFVLSAFSVLSFAAFGYLARSGRLPGLRPFALLVDAFLALSTLMCLWELAAFMGMETGLSGLLRPVSISIIFFLLSVVAVYALLLYENGRRKDILLAIGNKSYLVSGIVGLIICILVSVAALYFLFGGAAMGLEKMAYIIGAAVIFSFLGAAYEETWFRGLLLARLLPLIGEKSAIILQAAIFGIFEATTVYYISSQIIYVPMLFMIGSILGYYWGRMTIKDKSIIGAALIHAGFYMLIGMPMLAGMA encoded by the coding sequence ATGAATGGCTACAGAAAGGGCACCCGGAAGCCGAGAGGCGTGCTTTCGTCAGGCGAGATCAATGTGGGTGGGCTTAAGGTCTCACCGGCGCTGGCTGTATCTGCGTTACTGGGGGCTCTTTATTCATTGTTTTTGCTGGGCAGCGGGCTTGAGACGGGTTTGGACGCTTTTGTGTTGTCGGCATTTTCGGTTTTATCTTTTGCCGCCTTTGGGTACCTGGCCCGCAGCGGTAGGCTTCCAGGGCTGAGGCCGTTCGCACTGTTAGTTGATGCTTTCCTGGCGTTATCCACGCTGATGTGCCTATGGGAACTGGCTGCTTTTATGGGCATGGAAACGGGGTTGAGCGGCCTATTGAGGCCTGTGAGCATAAGCATTATATTTTTCTTATTATCAGTGGTAGCTGTTTATGCGTTGCTGCTTTATGAAAATGGCAGGCGTAAGGATATTCTCCTGGCAATTGGGAATAAGTCATACCTGGTTTCAGGCATCGTGGGGCTTATCATATGCATTCTGGTGAGCGTGGCTGCACTATACTTCCTGTTTGGCGGGGCCGCGATGGGCTTGGAAAAGATGGCATACATAATCGGGGCAGCAGTGATATTTAGCTTTTTAGGGGCGGCATACGAAGAGACGTGGTTCCGCGGGCTACTCCTGGCAAGGCTACTACCCCTTATAGGAGAGAAAAGCGCCATTATCCTGCAGGCCGCCATATTCGGCATCTTCGAGGCCACAACGGTCTACTATATATCAAGCCAGATAATATACGTCCCCATGTTATTCATGATCGGGTCAATATTGGGCTATTACTGGGGACGGATGACTATAAAAGATAAAAGCATAATTGGTGCGGCGCTGATACACGCAGGCTTCTACATGCTCATAGGCATGCCCATGCTCGCGGGAATGGCCTAG
- the hepT gene encoding type VII toxin-antitoxin system HepT family RNase toxin: MKVVESIMRFERHLNGALSLKDKNLSDYLVYNTIAMECFQAISSLIEIGEHVVAKNNMGFPSTYGEVFKLLYRNGAITKEEFDASLRLVFLRNLIAHEYYRIEEKELSEMIYLLEKMKKFVEKEKSSG; the protein is encoded by the coding sequence ATGAAAGTCGTTGAGAGCATCATGAGATTTGAAAGACACCTTAATGGAGCGTTAAGCCTCAAGGATAAAAACTTATCTGATTATCTGGTTTATAACACCATTGCAATGGAATGTTTTCAGGCTATTAGCTCGCTTATAGAAATTGGCGAGCATGTCGTTGCTAAAAATAATATGGGATTTCCCTCCACATATGGGGAGGTATTTAAGCTGCTCTACCGGAATGGCGCTATTACGAAAGAAGAATTTGATGCATCTTTAAGGCTGGTATTTTTACGAAATTTGATTGCGCATGAGTATTATAGAATAGAAGAAAAAGAATTATCCGAGATGATATATTTATTAGAAAAAATGAAAAAATTCGTCGAGAAAGAAAAAAGTTCCGGGTAA
- the mntA gene encoding type VII toxin-antitoxin system MntA family adenylyltransferase antitoxin, which translates to MDTINEGLEKVLGDLKAHPKVIAIYLFGSYAKGCAKPLSDIDIAVIIDEPDPATEAELGSLYSEKLDVVLFHRLPLYIQFEVFRYGKELFVRDSDKLFEIRLSVLRGYLEHSWLYRRMERDVLK; encoded by the coding sequence ATGGATACCATCAATGAAGGCCTCGAAAAGGTTTTAGGGGATTTAAAGGCGCATCCAAAAGTCATCGCCATATACCTTTTTGGCTCTTATGCAAAAGGCTGTGCAAAGCCTCTCTCTGACATAGACATTGCAGTGATCATAGATGAGCCGGATCCTGCCACGGAAGCTGAGCTAGGAAGCCTTTATTCAGAAAAGCTGGACGTGGTATTATTCCACAGGCTTCCGCTCTACATCCAGTTTGAGGTGTTCAGATATGGAAAAGAATTATTTGTCAGGGATTCTGATAAATTGTTTGAGATAAGGCTTAGCGTCCTTCGAGGCTATCTTGAGCATTCATGGCTTTATCGCAGGATGGAAAGGGATGTGCTTAAATGA
- a CDS encoding DEAD/DEAH box helicase family protein has translation MVQIQQGNILKSSFWPEKVRVISVKNIGERIKIEAVGLETRTFYDPILSLDDVKNIEVIEEKPFKFTGNGESLFLYLEAHRIRNAFQFDPLYAISVSQINPLPHQIEAVYHYILQNPRIRFLLADDPGAGKTIMAGLLLKELKYRGLVDRTLIVAPGHLKDQWLREMKDKFQESFTILDRSVMNANWGRNIFMDISQAIVSLDFAKQDVRKNIFSILA, from the coding sequence ATGGTCCAAATCCAGCAGGGCAATATTCTTAAAAGCTCATTTTGGCCAGAAAAAGTAAGGGTAATCTCAGTTAAAAATATTGGTGAAAGAATTAAAATAGAGGCCGTAGGGCTGGAAACCAGGACTTTTTATGACCCTATCCTTTCGTTGGACGACGTAAAAAATATAGAAGTTATAGAAGAAAAGCCTTTTAAGTTCACAGGCAATGGGGAGTCTCTCTTCCTTTATTTAGAGGCACATCGTATAAGAAATGCCTTTCAGTTTGACCCATTATACGCCATAAGCGTATCCCAGATTAACCCACTGCCACACCAAATCGAGGCAGTATACCATTATATATTGCAAAATCCGCGTATCAGGTTTCTTCTCGCAGACGATCCAGGCGCAGGTAAAACAATAATGGCGGGGCTGCTCCTCAAGGAGCTCAAGTATCGCGGCCTCGTAGATAGGACACTAATAGTAGCTCCTGGACACCTCAAGGACCAGTGGCTAAGGGAAATGAAGGATAAGTTTCAGGAAAGCTTCACCATTCTGGATAGGAGCGTAATGAACGCAAACTGGGGACGTAATATCTTTATGGATATAAGCCAGGCAATCGTGTCGCTGGACTTTGCAAAACAAGACGTACGGAAGAATATCTTCTCAATCTTGGCTTGA
- a CDS encoding HAD family hydrolase, whose product MPRIRGLIFDLDGTLIDNYDGYMELMLRRVGRDLGREFTLSHAKELWYSINSESRDEVIMRWGVNPDRFWTVFNRYEDINEKLENTYLHDDADILKGLNIPKGIVTHTSYEHTDRLLQKVGMRQYFRPIIACTEDTGYKPSPLPIIYCVVGMKLKPEEVAYVGDTLSDMLAARYAGVKSIYINRYNRPIKASPDYEIKRMDELLEILGQ is encoded by the coding sequence ATGCCGCGCATTAGAGGCCTCATCTTCGACCTTGACGGTACCCTTATCGATAACTATGATGGCTACATGGAGCTTATGCTTCGCCGCGTGGGCAGGGACCTGGGACGAGAGTTTACGCTGAGCCATGCGAAGGAGCTCTGGTACTCTATAAACTCTGAGTCCAGGGATGAGGTGATAATGCGGTGGGGCGTCAATCCTGACAGGTTCTGGACAGTTTTCAACAGGTATGAAGATATAAATGAAAAGCTCGAGAATACTTACCTGCACGATGACGCGGATATCTTAAAAGGCTTAAACATACCGAAGGGTATTGTCACCCACACATCGTATGAGCACACGGATAGGCTTTTACAGAAGGTGGGCATGCGCCAGTATTTCAGGCCTATAATCGCCTGTACCGAGGACACAGGCTACAAGCCTTCCCCCCTACCAATAATATACTGCGTGGTTGGCATGAAGCTCAAGCCGGAAGAGGTGGCATACGTTGGCGACACTCTTTCTGACATGCTCGCCGCAAGGTATGCAGGGGTAAAAAGCATATACATAAACAGGTACAACCGGCCCATAAAGGCAAGCCCGGACTACGAGATCAAAAGAATGGATGAGCTGCTTGAAATTCTGGGACAATAA